Below is a genomic region from Mesorhizobium sp..
ACGGGAGCGGACGCGGCGGGCGGCTGCGCCGTCGGGATCGTCTCCTGGGCGAATGCGGCGAACACCGTCGATAGTACGAGGACGCCGGCGGCAAGCAGCGGGCGGGAGGTGTTCATCTTCAAGGGCCTCTCCAAAAAATTGGAGTTTTACACTCAACTATTACACCGGTCGATGCCGCGAAGCGACCGCCTTTGTCAAGATGGCAGTCTTAAGATCGACGGTCGCGCCGGCAGCCGAGGGCGGACGCGCGTGAATCGGGACGGCCGCATGTCCTCCGCGCCGGGCCTTTCGCGAACGAGCGTGCCGGCGCCGTTCGGCACTCCAGCCGTCCTCGAACTCGACGCCGCGCGGGCGCAGTCGTTCAATTCTTGAACGATCCTTCGGAGAATTCTGGGCTTATCGGCGAGCGAGCGCGCGGATCATCGGGCGATGCGACGGCGCCACTCGGTCGGGGTGACACCGGTGTATGTCTTAAAAACGCGCGTAAAATGCGCCTGGTCGGAAAACCCCGCGGTGATGGCCACCTCGGCCAACGACGAGCGGCTGCCGACGAGCAGATCCTGGACCCGCCGAATGCGCTCCTGCATCTGCCAGCGGTGCGGTGGTATCCCGGTGGAGACCTTGAAGGCGTGGCTGAAATGGGATTCCGAGAGGCTGACGAGACCCGCGATGTCCGCAAGTGGGAGAGGCTCGAAGCAGCGTTCCGTCATGATCCTGATGACCTGCGCGAGCTGCCCGCGGGTCAGGCCGGGTCTGCGGCGCACCTTTCGGGGACGCACGTCGAAAAGGACGCTGAGCAACGCCTTCACGAGACCTTCGCCGTAATGGTCGTGCAATGGCGCTCCGGTCTCGCACTCCTCGACGATCGCGGCCGCCAGAGTCACCAGCCGCGGTTCGATGATCTCCAGGCGAAGCCGCGCCAGAGAGGCCTGGTCCAGATCCCTGCCGAAGCATCGAGCCGCCCAGGCTTCCGAGAAGTGCAGGTCGAAATGCCTGATCCTCTCACCGCGACTGTACCGTGCCTTCGTGGCGACGCCCGCCGGGATGAAACTCATCCCGCCGGCGGCGCGGTGGACGATGGTCTCGCCCGTCTCCGGGCAGGCGATCTCGAACTCGCCTCCGTCGTCGAGCGAGAGCAGCACGAACAGTCGAGGATCGGGCGAAACGTAGACGCCGCCCGGTCCTCGCGTCCGGGCAACATCCCAGACGTCGGCGACCGCGCCGCCCCAGCGTCGCCATCTCAGCTCTCGTTCAAGCGAGAAGCCGTGCGTTTCGCTCTTCATCTGCGGAAGAAAGCCGAACCTCTGCTGCAAACAGGCATGCGAGAGTGCGGAAGGAGGCAGGAGTTTCGGCGCTGTCGTTTCAAGGCAATAGGCATGGTCGGCTTGCAACGAGACCGAATCGCGGAAGCAGTCTAAAGTTTACTTATTTAATCATTTTTATTGCCGTCATTCAGGATGTCAAATGTTTAGCGGCAATCCGCGGCTCTGGCGCGCCTCGCCAGCCGTTTTCACTGGATATCCATCCCGACATAGACCCGTGCCGCGCCGCCTCGTTCGAGCACGCGCATATTGTGCAATAAATTTCAGCTAGTGAATTGAAATTCATTCGCGTTGACAGATCAGTGTCCGCGTCGTAAAAGATTTTTGCGAAATCTGTCGCGATATGAAATTTCTTGCACTCGTAAGCGGAAGCTGTCAGCTTTCTCAAGAGGCAAGAACAAAGTGGAGGAGACAATGAAGAGAGTTGCAATGACCGCAGCAGCCGCTGCGGCCACGATGACGCTTGCACTCGCATCGACGGGCGCAGCGTCCGCACAAAGCAAGTTCCAGTGCGAGCCGGGTGAAACCTACGTCATGAATGTCATGGTTTCCGCCCACCCGTATTGGGTTCCCGTCTATCAGGGCTTCAAGCAGGCCGCTGCCGCGATGGGATGCGAAACCGTATTCTCGGGCACGCCCGACTACGACATCACCAAGCAGATCGCCTCTTTCGAACAGGACCTTGTCAAGAAGCCTGCCGGCGTACTGCTGCATCCCATGCAGTCGGATCCGTTCATCGAGTCGATCAACGGAGCAATCGACAACGGTATCCAGGTGGTCACCTTCGCAGCGGATTCGCCGAAGTCGAAGCGCACGGCCTACATCACATCCGACAATCTGGCCGAGGCGAAGTTCGCGGCCGAGGAAATCGTCAAGCAGGTAGGCGACAGCGCCGAATACGCCGTGCTCGAGAATCCCGGCCAGAGCAACCACGACCTGCGCGTCACGGCGCTCATCGCCTACATGGAGAAGAATTATCCGAAGATGAAGTTGGTCGGGCGCCAAGCCAGCAACCAGGACAGCAACGCCGCCTACAAGGCCACTGCCTCGATGCTGCAGGCCAATCCGAACCTCGCGGCGCTGTGGATTCCGGAAGCCGGTTCGGCCGAGGGCGCGGTCACGGCCGTGCTGGAGGCCAAGGCCAAAGTGCTGATCATGCACGCCGATGTGACGCCGACGACGCTGGAGCACATCAAGGCGGGCAACATCCACATGGCGCTGAATCCGAACCAGGGGGTGCAGGGCTTCATGGGTTTCATCGCCACCTTCCTGGCGGCGCATCCCGACATGTTCGACCCGTTCAACGACTACAAGGTGTCCGGCTACAATCCGATGCAGATTCCCTTCGTCGACAACGGCTTCGCCGTCATTACCAAGGAGAACGCCGACTCCTTCGACCTGAACAAATACATGGAAGGACGCGATCCGAGCTGATCGCGACCCTGCGCGATGCCCGTGCCGCATCATCAGCGGCGCGGGCGTCGAATACGAAGCACATTCTCGGGGCTACGGACATGGAATCCGCCGCGGCAAACGACACGATCCTCAAGATCACCGGCCTCAGCAAGTCGTTCGGGCCCGTGCGCGCGCTGCGCAATGTCAGCTTCGAGCTGCGCCGCGGCGAGATCCACGCGCTGGCCGGGGAGAACGGTGCCGGCAAGTCGACACTGATGAACGTCATCGACGGCATCCTGCGGCCGGATGCAGGGCAGATATTGCTCGACGGCGAGGAGGTGCGCATCACCTCTCCGGCCATGGCGCAGCGTCTCGGCATCGGCTTCGTGCATCAGGAAATCGCGCTCTGTCCCGACGTGACGGTCGCCGAGAACATTTTCATGGGCGTCACCAGCACCAGCCGAGCCGGCCTGATGGACTACCGCGAGATCGAACGCCGCGCCGCCGAGATCCTGCGCCCGCTGGGCGAGATCGATCCCGCCGCGCTGGTGCGCACGCTGTCGATTTCCCAGCAGCAGCTGGTCGAAATCGCCAAGGCGCTGACGCTCGACTGCCGGGTGCTGATCCTGGACGAGCCGACCGCGGCATTGACCGAGCGCGAGGCGCAGACCCTGTTCGGGATCATGCACGAGTTGGCGGGGCGCGGCATATCGATCATCTACATCACGCATCGCATGGCCGAGATATTCGACAATTGCGACCGCGTGACCGTCTTCCGCGACGGCCAATTCATCACCACCATGAACGTGGCGGAGACGACGCCCGGCGCCGTGGTCAGTGCCATGGTGGGGCGTGTCATCGACGACCTCTACCCGCCCAAGCTGGGCGACGACGAGAAGCCGGGCACGATCCTGCTGGAAGTCCGCGACCTGACCGAGCGCCGGCGCTTTTCCGGCATCTCGTTCCAACTGCGAAAGGGCGAGATACTCGGCTTTGCCGGGCTGATCGGCGCGGGGCGCAGCGAGATCGCGCGCGGAATTTGCCGACTCGAGGGCGACGTTTCGGGCGAAGTGCTTCTGCACGGCGAACCGCTGCGCCTTGCCCACTACGGCGAAAGCATCGACAGCGGCATCGTCTACCTGTCGGAAGACCGCAAGGGCGATGGCCTCTTCCTCGATATGTCGATCGCCGCGAACGTCTCGGCGCTGCGCGTCGAGCAGGTTGCCTCGCGCGGCTTCATCATCGACGAGCGCCGGGAGGCGCAGGTGGCGGAAGGGCTGGGCGGCCGGCTCAACCTGAAATACGGCCATATCGGGCAACCGGTTTCGGCCCTGTCCGGCGGCAACCAGCAGAAGGTCGCCATCGCCAAGATGCTGTCCGTGAGCCCGAAAGTGATCTTCCTCGACGAGCCGACCCGCGGCGTCGATGTCGGCGCCAAGGCTGAAATCCATCGCATCCTGCGCGACCTGGCGCGCGCAGGCGTGGGCATCGTCGTCATCTCCTCGGAACTGCCGGAGCTGATCGGCTTGTGCGATCGCGCGCTGGTGGTACGCGAAGGCCGTATCGTCGGCGAGGTGTCGGGAGCGGAAATGAACGAGGACCGCATCATGTATCTCGCCTCGATCGGCGATGAACGGCGTCTGGCGTCCTAGGGGGATCAAGAGTGGCTATGACGATCGCGACATCCGACAAAGAACGAGCGCGGGGCCCGGCCGGCGGCTGGAGGCGCCTGCTGCGCATGCGCGAGACCGGCCTGGTCCTGATCATCCTTCTGCTGTTCGTCGCCATGTCTTTCGCCTCGGAATATTTCCTGACCTGGGCGAACATGCGCGCCATGGCGATGGCCTTCGCGGTCGAGGGCATCGTCGTGGTCGGAATGACCATCCTGCTCATATCCGGCGGCATAGATCTGTCGGTCGGGTCTGTCACGGCGCTCGCCATGGTGATCGCCGGCCTGCTGTTCCTGAACGGCATGGACCCGTGGACGGCGTCGATCATCGCGGTTGCCGCCTGCACGGCCATCGGCGCCGGGATGGGGTTCTTCGTCACCCGGGTCGGACTGCATCATTTCATCGTGTCGCTGGCCGTGATGGTCATCGCGCGAGGGCTCTGCCTGCTCGGCACCGGCGGGCGGCCGCTCGGCCTCTTCACCCTGCCGCCTGAATTCAAGTTCATCGGCCAGGGCTCGATCGGGGTTATCCCCGTGGTGATCATCATCTTCGTGGTCGTCGTCGTCGCCTTCGACTTCATGCTCCGCCACACGACAATGTTCCGCAAGGTGTTCTACACCGGGAGCAACGAGAAGGCGGCCGCCTATTCCGGCATCCGCACCAAGAAAGTCGTGTTCCTCACCACTACGCTGTGCTCGGCGCTGTGCGGCGTGGCCGGCGTGATCTACATGGCGCGTTTCGGCTCGGCCCAGCCGACCTTCGGCGTCGGAATGGAACTGAACGTCATCGCCGCGGCGGTGATCGGTGGCGCCAGCCTGTCGGGAGGCTCCGGCACGATCTTCGGCGCGATCCTCGGTACGATCCTCCTGTCGGTCGTCTCAAGCTCGCTCGCCCTGCTCGATGTTTCCGTCTACTGGCAGGACATCATCCGCGGCTCGATCCTGCTCACCGCGGTGACGATCGACCACTATCTGAACAAGCGGCGCGGCTGAAAGATGGCGACGCGTACGGACGAACGAGATGGCTGAAAAGAAAGAAGATTTCGAGTCGATCCGCCAGATCTACACGGTTCTGGTGCTTCACTTCATCGACGGCATGAAGCAGTCCGACATCGCCGCTGCGATGAATCTGTCGCCGTCGAAGGTGAACCGGCTCATCGCCCAGGGCCGCAAGCTCGGCATGGTCCGGATCGAAGTCGAGAGCCCCTTCCAGCGGCTGGTCGATCTCGAGAAACGCATGATGGAGGCGGCCGGCCTGGCCAACGCGGTGGTGGCGCCGACTGTGCCCGGCAGTCCGGAGACCACCATCCAGCAGGTCGGGCGAGCCGCCGCCAACCAGTTGCTGGAGGTGCTGCGCGACGGCGATGTCCTTGCCATCACCGGGGGCAAGGCAGTGAGCGCCGTTGTCGAAAACCTGCTGCCCGAACGTACGTTCGACGTGACTGTGGTGCCGTTGACGGGCGGCGTGCAGGGCAAACACTATACCGACGTCAACCACCTGGCGACGAGGCTGGCCGAAAAGCTGGGCGGCCGGACCATGCTGGTGCATGCGCCGCTCTTCGCCGAAAGCCGCGAGCAACGCGACATGCTGATCGACATGGCGTCGATCCGGGCGGTGTTCGACCTGGCGCGCAAAGCCGCCGTCGCGCTGGTCGGCATCGGCTCGATCCAGACGGCGAGTTCCAGCTACTACGATCTGCATCCGATGCCCAATCCGGATCGCGAACTGCTCGCGCGAAGCGGGGCGGCGGGCGAATTCCTCGCTCATTTGATCCGCGACGACGGCTCGATGGCCGACTATCCGCTCAATCTGCGCCTCGTGGCGCTCGAGCCAGAGGAACTGTCCAACTGTCGGCGCACGATCGGCGTCGCGGCCGGTCCCGAAAAGGTGCGGCCGATCCGGGCTGCGCTGGCAGGCCGCTACCTCGATTCGCTGGTGGTGGACGAGGAGACGGCGCAGGCAGTGCTGGAAGCCATGGGGGGGCTGCGCGATGTCGCGTGAGATGTTGAAGCGCGAGATCGGCTCGTCGGGCATCAGCGCCAGCGCCATCGGGCTCGGCACATGGGCGATCGGCGGCTGGATGTGGGGCGGGACCGACGAGAGCCAGTCCATCGCGGCGATCCGCGCCTCTATCGACGAAGGCGTGAGCCTGATCGACACCGCGCCGGCCTATGGCAAAGGCCTGGCCGAGGAAATCGTCGGCAAGGCGATCCGCGGACGTCGCGACGAGGTGGTTCTCGCCACGAAATGCGGGCTGGTCTGGCACACGACGAAAGGCAATCACTTCTTCGACTATGATGGCAAGCCGGTGCATCGCCATCTTGGCGCCGAGTCGATCGTCTACGAGGTGGAGCAAAGCCTGCGCCGGCTCGGCACCGACCATATCGACCACTACATCACGCATTGGCAGGACCCGACCACGCCGGTGGCCGAGACGATGGAGGCGCTGCAGCGGCTGAAGCAGCAGGGCAAGATCCGCTCCATCGGCGCCAGCAACCTCAGCGTCGCCGAACTGGAGGCCTACGTCGCCGCCGGCGGGCTCGACGCGATCCAGGAAGAATACAGCATGGTCAAGCGCGACGCGGAGGCGACGCTGCTGCCGATCTGCCGAAAGTATGGCGTGTCGATGCTGAGCTATTCCTCTCTGGCACTGGGCCTGCTTTCCGGACGCGTCGGTCCGGGCCGCACTTTCGAAGGCGACGATCAGCGCAAGAATAACCCGCGCTTCTCCGTTGCCAACCGGGAGAAGGTCGCCGCACTCATGCACGACATCGCGCCGGTGGTCGAAGCGCACGGAGCGACGCCCGCGCAGATCGTGATCGCGTGGACGCTGCAGCAGCCGGGGATCACCTTCTCCTTGTGCGGCGCCCGCACTCCCGCCCAGGCACGCGAGAACGCGGCGGCCGGGCGCATCCGACTTTCACCGAGCGAGATCAATACGATAAGCGAGGCTGCCAGCCGCCATCTGACCAATCTCGACGCCTGACCGCCACACCAAGAAACAAGCCTTCAAGGCACCGCCCCTCAGGCGGTGGAGAGCAGAGCCGTGCCCGAACAACGCCAAGCCAGCTTCGACCATATCCGCCGCGACGGCGCGTTCGACGTCGTCGTGATCGGCGGCGGCATCAACGGCATCGGCGTCTATCGGGAACTCGCCCTGCAGGGTCTGCGCGTGCTTCTGGTCGAGCGAAACGATTTCAGTTCCGGCTGCAGCGCCGCGCCGTCGCGGATGATTCACGGTGGTCTGCGCTATCTGGAGAACGGGGAGTTCGACCTGGTCTGGGAGTCGCTGCGCGAGCGCGACGCGCTGCTGGCCAATGCGCCGCATATGGTCCGGCCGCTGCCGACGACGATCCCGATCCATTCGCTGTTCTCCGGAATGATGAACGGCGCGGCCGGCTTCTTCGGCCTGTCCGGAAGACCGGCGAGCCGCGGCGCGCTGCCGATCAAGATCGGCCTGATGCTTTACGACTGGATCACGCGGCATCGCCGTCTTCTGCCGAAGCACCGCTTCCGCGGCGCGCGGGAGACGCTCGCGCTGTGGCCGGCGCTGTCGCCGAACCTGCGTTTCTCTGCCACCTATCACGACGCCTGGATCAGCTATCCGGAGCGGCTTTGCATCGAACTGCTCCTGGACACGCGGCGGCTCGCACCGGGCAGCGTCGCGCTGAACTATGCCGATCTGCGGTCGGAGGGCGCGGGCTACACTCTGCGCGACCGGTCGACGGACCAGGTGTACTCGGTGGCGACGGGAGCGATCGTCAACGCCACCGGCGCGTGGCTCGACGAGTCGCTTGGCCTTCTGGCTGCTGACGGCGCACCGCGCGAGCCCTTCGTCTCGGGCACCAAGGGCTCGCACCTCATCCTCAACCACCCAGCCCTCCACGCGGCCCTGGGTGGCCACATGATCTTCTTCGAACATGCCGACGGGCGCGTCTGCATCGTCTTTCCCTATCTGGGCAAGGTGCTCGTCGGATCGACGGACATCCGCGTCGAGCGCGCCAGCCGCGTGCGCTGCGAGCCGGAAGAGCGCGACTACATCCTCGAGGCGCTGCGCGGCGTGTTCCCCACGCTGGTGGTCGGACCGGAGCACGTTGTCTTCTCCTACAGCGGCATCCGCCCCCTGCCCCGCAGCGACCACGAGTTCACCGGACGGATATCGCGCGGGCATTTCGTGCACCGGATCGACGGCGCGGTGCCGCAGTTCTGCATGGTCGGCGGCAAGTGGACGACGTTCCGCGCCTTCGCCGAGCAGGCGGCCGACGAGGTGATGATCGACCTGGGCCGGACGCGGGTGAGGAGCACGCTCGACCTCCCGATCGGCGGCGGATCGGGGTTTCCCCGAGAGGCGGGAACGCTGGAGAAGTCGCTGGCCGCGCGATACGGGATCGAGCCGGCCCGCGCAGCGCACCTCGCAGACGTCTACGGCACCCGCGCCGAGGAGGTGATCGCCTTCTGCAGCGGATCGGACGACGACCGGCCGCTCACCGCCCATTGTCCGGTGACCGCCGCCGAGATCGTCTTCCTCGCGCGCAACGAGTTCGTTCTCGGCGTCGCCGACGTACTGCTGCGGCGTACGCCGCTGTCGATTCGAGGCGACGTGTCGAGCGCGATCGTGGAAAAAGTTGCGGACATTCTCGCCCGCGAGTTCGGATGGAATGACGAGAGGAAAAAGTGCGAGATCGAGACGTTCGTCGCCGAGCTCGCCGATTATCATGGCGTGTCGCGCGAAATGCTCGCCCGCCGTTCGGGAGACAGGAAATGACCATGCGCATCAGCACCAAGGCCCGGATGAACCGGCTGTTCTCCAGCGGGGGCTGCCTCGACGTGGCCGTTGACCACGGCGTCTGCAACGAGCCCAGCTTCCTCGCCGGTCTGGAGGATATGGCCGGCGTCGTCGACGCGCTGGTGGCTGCGAAACCCGACGCGATCCAGATGGCATACGGACAGGCGGACCTGCTGCAGGCGCGGCCCGAGAAGGACAAGCCGGCGCTGGTCATGCGCATAGACATGGGCAACCCATACAACGCGCAGCGTCACCGCGTGATGTGGTCGATGCTGCAGAACCGCGACGAGCCGATCGTCGGCGCGCTGGAGATGGATGCCGCCTGCGTCGTGGTGAACCTTTTCATGCTGCCGGACGAGCCGGAGCTTTTTCGCCAGTGCGTCGAGAATGTTTCCCGCGTCCGCGCCGACTGTCATCGTTACGGAATGCCGCTCATGATCGAGCCGCTAGTCATGCTGCCCAACGAGGTTCGCGGCGGCTACCAGGTCGATGGCGATGCGCAGAAGATCGTGACGCTGGTCCGCCTCGCCTCCGAAATGGGCGCCGACATCATTAAGGCGGATCCGACCGACGATCCCGAGAAGTTTCACCGCGTGGTGGAGGCGGCGCGCGTGCCTGTCCTGGTCCGCGGCGGCGGCAGGGAGGATTTGAAGGTCGTGCTGAACAAGTCGGCCGCGCTGATGCGGCAGGGCGCAAGGGGCATGGTCTACGGCCGCAACATCTACCAGCACGCCAATCCGAAGGCCGTGGTCAACGCGCTGATGGCGATCATTCACCAGAACGCCGACGGAGACGAGGCCTGGGAGGTCTACAATCGTGGCTGAGCGGCGCCCCCTGCTGCTCGGCCTCGACGCGGGCAATACGGTAATCAAGGCCGTGCTGTTCGATTGCGAGGGCCGGCAGCTCGCATCGCATGGGCTGGACGGCGCGACCCACAAGCCGGCGCCGGGCTTGGTCGAGCGCTCGGTGGCGGAGCTGTGGGACAATGCCAAGGTCGCCATCGCCGGCTGTCTGAAAGCCGCCGGCGCCGACGCGCGCGACATCGCCGCGATCGGCACCGCCGGCCACGGCAACGGGCTCTACCTGCTGGATCGCGATGGGGCGCCGCTGATCGGCATTCAGTCGCTCGACACCCGCGCCGCCGCGCTCGCCGCGGCACTCGATGCGTCGGCCGGCACGGCGATGCACGCCATCGGCCTGCAACGGCCGTGGCCGTCGCAGACGCCGGTTCTGCTCGCCTGGCTGAAGCGTCACCGGCCGGACCTCTATACTCGCGCCGCCACGCTGCTCTTCGCCAAGGACGTGCTGACCTTCCACCTCACGGGGACGCGCGCCAGCGACATTTCCGACATGTCCGGCGCGGGCCTCCTGCGTCTGCCGCAAACGCTCTACGATGCCGACCTGCTTTCGCTCTACGGACTGGGAGATGCCGGGCCGATGCTGCCGCCGCTGCGCGAGCCGACCGAGGTAGCGGGCCGCGTGACCGCCGCCGCCGCCGCCCAGACCGGACTGGCCGAGGGCACGCCCGTGGTCGCCGGCTATTTCGACGTGGTCGCCTCGGCGCTCGGTTCTGGCGCGGTCGGTCCGGGGGCGGCATCCATCGTCGCCGGCAGTTGGTCGATCAACCAGGTCTTCTCGGAAGAGCCCGTGCGCGACGAGCGCGTGTTCATGGTGGCGGCCTATGGACGGGACCGGTTCGCCAATATGGAGAACAGCGCTACCTCGGCGGCCAATCTCGAATGGTACGTCCGCACGCTGGTCGAGCGCGGCGGCCATCACGACGATCCGTTCGGCTTTGTCAACGCGGCGGTCGCCGGCGTCGCGCCGACGCATGACGATCCCATCTTCCATCCCTTCCTTTATGGCGGGCGGCTCGGAGCGCATCAGCGCGGCGGGTTCTTCGGCCTCGCCGGCTGGCATGGGGAGGGGCACATGCTGAGGGCGCTCTTCGAGGGCGTAATGTTCGAACACCGCCGCCATATCGAGGTCCTGGCCGCGGCCGGCGTCGGCTTCTCGCGGGCGGCATTGTCCGGCGGCGGCGCGCGTTCGGCGCATTGGCCGCAGATCTTCGCCGACGGACTGGGCGTGCCCGTGACCGTCGCCCAGTGCGGCGAGACGGGCGCGCTGGGCGCAGCGATCGCCGCGTCCGTCGGGGCCGGCCTCTATCCGGATGTCGAAACCGCGGTCAGCGCGATGACGCGGCCGGCCCGCACGTTCGAGCCGGATCCAAAAATGCGCCGCCACTACGACCGCCGCTATGCTATCTGGACGGGACTGACCCACGCCGTCGAGCCGTTCTGGCGGCTGCTCGGGTCAAAGGACGACGCATGACCCTGGAAGGCCGCTACGACTACATCATCGTCGGCGCCGGCACTGCCGGCTGTGTGCTCGCTAACCGGCTGACGGCTGATCCGGCAACACGCGTGCTACTGCTCGAGGCCGGCGGCAGCGACAATTATCACTGGGTGCATATCCCGGTCGGCTATCTTTACTGCATCGGCAATCCGCGCACCGACTGGATGATGAAGACGGCGGCCGAACCGGGTCTGAACGGGCGCTCGATCGCCTATCCGCGCGGCAAGGTTCTTGGCGGCTGTTCCTCGGTCAACGGCATGATCTACATGCGCGG
It encodes:
- a CDS encoding AraC family transcriptional regulator, with translation MKSETHGFSLERELRWRRWGGAVADVWDVARTRGPGGVYVSPDPRLFVLLSLDDGGEFEIACPETGETIVHRAAGGMSFIPAGVATKARYSRGERIRHFDLHFSEAWAARCFGRDLDQASLARLRLEIIEPRLVTLAAAIVEECETGAPLHDHYGEGLVKALLSVLFDVRPRKVRRRPGLTRGQLAQVIRIMTERCFEPLPLADIAGLVSLSESHFSHAFKVSTGIPPHRWQMQERIRRVQDLLVGSRSSLAEVAITAGFSDQAHFTRVFKTYTGVTPTEWRRRIAR
- a CDS encoding substrate-binding domain-containing protein, giving the protein MTAAAAAATMTLALASTGAASAQSKFQCEPGETYVMNVMVSAHPYWVPVYQGFKQAAAAMGCETVFSGTPDYDITKQIASFEQDLVKKPAGVLLHPMQSDPFIESINGAIDNGIQVVTFAADSPKSKRTAYITSDNLAEAKFAAEEIVKQVGDSAEYAVLENPGQSNHDLRVTALIAYMEKNYPKMKLVGRQASNQDSNAAYKATASMLQANPNLAALWIPEAGSAEGAVTAVLEAKAKVLIMHADVTPTTLEHIKAGNIHMALNPNQGVQGFMGFIATFLAAHPDMFDPFNDYKVSGYNPMQIPFVDNGFAVITKENADSFDLNKYMEGRDPS
- a CDS encoding sugar ABC transporter ATP-binding protein; the protein is MESAAANDTILKITGLSKSFGPVRALRNVSFELRRGEIHALAGENGAGKSTLMNVIDGILRPDAGQILLDGEEVRITSPAMAQRLGIGFVHQEIALCPDVTVAENIFMGVTSTSRAGLMDYREIERRAAEILRPLGEIDPAALVRTLSISQQQLVEIAKALTLDCRVLILDEPTAALTEREAQTLFGIMHELAGRGISIIYITHRMAEIFDNCDRVTVFRDGQFITTMNVAETTPGAVVSAMVGRVIDDLYPPKLGDDEKPGTILLEVRDLTERRRFSGISFQLRKGEILGFAGLIGAGRSEIARGICRLEGDVSGEVLLHGEPLRLAHYGESIDSGIVYLSEDRKGDGLFLDMSIAANVSALRVEQVASRGFIIDERREAQVAEGLGGRLNLKYGHIGQPVSALSGGNQQKVAIAKMLSVSPKVIFLDEPTRGVDVGAKAEIHRILRDLARAGVGIVVISSELPELIGLCDRALVVREGRIVGEVSGAEMNEDRIMYLASIGDERRLAS
- a CDS encoding ABC transporter permease, coding for MRETGLVLIILLLFVAMSFASEYFLTWANMRAMAMAFAVEGIVVVGMTILLISGGIDLSVGSVTALAMVIAGLLFLNGMDPWTASIIAVAACTAIGAGMGFFVTRVGLHHFIVSLAVMVIARGLCLLGTGGRPLGLFTLPPEFKFIGQGSIGVIPVVIIIFVVVVVAFDFMLRHTTMFRKVFYTGSNEKAAAYSGIRTKKVVFLTTTLCSALCGVAGVIYMARFGSAQPTFGVGMELNVIAAAVIGGASLSGGSGTIFGAILGTILLSVVSSSLALLDVSVYWQDIIRGSILLTAVTIDHYLNKRRG
- a CDS encoding sugar-binding transcriptional regulator, coding for MAEKKEDFESIRQIYTVLVLHFIDGMKQSDIAAAMNLSPSKVNRLIAQGRKLGMVRIEVESPFQRLVDLEKRMMEAAGLANAVVAPTVPGSPETTIQQVGRAAANQLLEVLRDGDVLAITGGKAVSAVVENLLPERTFDVTVVPLTGGVQGKHYTDVNHLATRLAEKLGGRTMLVHAPLFAESREQRDMLIDMASIRAVFDLARKAAVALVGIGSIQTASSSYYDLHPMPNPDRELLARSGAAGEFLAHLIRDDGSMADYPLNLRLVALEPEELSNCRRTIGVAAGPEKVRPIRAALAGRYLDSLVVDEETAQAVLEAMGGLRDVA
- a CDS encoding aldo/keto reductase; protein product: MSREMLKREIGSSGISASAIGLGTWAIGGWMWGGTDESQSIAAIRASIDEGVSLIDTAPAYGKGLAEEIVGKAIRGRRDEVVLATKCGLVWHTTKGNHFFDYDGKPVHRHLGAESIVYEVEQSLRRLGTDHIDHYITHWQDPTTPVAETMEALQRLKQQGKIRSIGASNLSVAELEAYVAAGGLDAIQEEYSMVKRDAEATLLPICRKYGVSMLSYSSLALGLLSGRVGPGRTFEGDDQRKNNPRFSVANREKVAALMHDIAPVVEAHGATPAQIVIAWTLQQPGITFSLCGARTPAQARENAAAGRIRLSPSEINTISEAASRHLTNLDA
- a CDS encoding glycerol-3-phosphate dehydrogenase/oxidase produces the protein MPEQRQASFDHIRRDGAFDVVVIGGGINGIGVYRELALQGLRVLLVERNDFSSGCSAAPSRMIHGGLRYLENGEFDLVWESLRERDALLANAPHMVRPLPTTIPIHSLFSGMMNGAAGFFGLSGRPASRGALPIKIGLMLYDWITRHRRLLPKHRFRGARETLALWPALSPNLRFSATYHDAWISYPERLCIELLLDTRRLAPGSVALNYADLRSEGAGYTLRDRSTDQVYSVATGAIVNATGAWLDESLGLLAADGAPREPFVSGTKGSHLILNHPALHAALGGHMIFFEHADGRVCIVFPYLGKVLVGSTDIRVERASRVRCEPEERDYILEALRGVFPTLVVGPEHVVFSYSGIRPLPRSDHEFTGRISRGHFVHRIDGAVPQFCMVGGKWTTFRAFAEQAADEVMIDLGRTRVRSTLDLPIGGGSGFPREAGTLEKSLAARYGIEPARAAHLADVYGTRAEEVIAFCSGSDDDRPLTAHCPVTAAEIVFLARNEFVLGVADVLLRRTPLSIRGDVSSAIVEKVADILAREFGWNDERKKCEIETFVAELADYHGVSREMLARRSGDRK
- a CDS encoding class I fructose-bisphosphate aldolase is translated as MRISTKARMNRLFSSGGCLDVAVDHGVCNEPSFLAGLEDMAGVVDALVAAKPDAIQMAYGQADLLQARPEKDKPALVMRIDMGNPYNAQRHRVMWSMLQNRDEPIVGALEMDAACVVVNLFMLPDEPELFRQCVENVSRVRADCHRYGMPLMIEPLVMLPNEVRGGYQVDGDAQKIVTLVRLASEMGADIIKADPTDDPEKFHRVVEAARVPVLVRGGGREDLKVVLNKSAALMRQGARGMVYGRNIYQHANPKAVVNALMAIIHQNADGDEAWEVYNRG
- a CDS encoding FGGY-family carbohydrate kinase → MAERRPLLLGLDAGNTVIKAVLFDCEGRQLASHGLDGATHKPAPGLVERSVAELWDNAKVAIAGCLKAAGADARDIAAIGTAGHGNGLYLLDRDGAPLIGIQSLDTRAAALAAALDASAGTAMHAIGLQRPWPSQTPVLLAWLKRHRPDLYTRAATLLFAKDVLTFHLTGTRASDISDMSGAGLLRLPQTLYDADLLSLYGLGDAGPMLPPLREPTEVAGRVTAAAAAQTGLAEGTPVVAGYFDVVASALGSGAVGPGAASIVAGSWSINQVFSEEPVRDERVFMVAAYGRDRFANMENSATSAANLEWYVRTLVERGGHHDDPFGFVNAAVAGVAPTHDDPIFHPFLYGGRLGAHQRGGFFGLAGWHGEGHMLRALFEGVMFEHRRHIEVLAAAGVGFSRAALSGGGARSAHWPQIFADGLGVPVTVAQCGETGALGAAIAASVGAGLYPDVETAVSAMTRPARTFEPDPKMRRHYDRRYAIWTGLTHAVEPFWRLLGSKDDA